ATTGTTGCGTCGCAAACCGTCCGATCAGACTTGCGCTATCCGTACCCCATCCCGAATCCAAGCGACGCACTTCCACACCTCCTCCGGCAGGGGGCGGCTGTCCAACATCAATCGTGACCGTCCCGGAGCTGATGCTCACAGCCTCGGCATCCGGCAGCGACTCGGGCAGGGGCATTATGTCCGTCAGGTCGCGCGGCAGAACATCGAACAACTGCTGGCTGCGCGCCGATACGAAGCGCATGCCGGTTGGCTCCGTTGCATCGTCGGAAAACATGACCTGGTAGCGATAGCGATCGTTCACCAGGTCGACGGCCGCGACGTTCACCTCGCGGACCACGGCGGTGAACTGGGCGCCGGCGGATGGCACGTCCAGAGCGATGGCGTCGCCAGGCATGATATCTCCGTTGGGGAGGAAGTCGCTCCACACGCTGTACTCACCGGAGCGGCGCGGCTGCACGGCGTCGTCGAGCAAGGCACGGGCTGCGTTCTCGCAGTCGGCGGCAGTGAATGGCGCCGGATCCAGTACGTCGACGACGGCGGCACGCTGGCCGTCATCGCCGGGCGAGCTCAAGGCAGCGGCGCTGGCGGCGTCGGCCACGCGCGAGATCGCAGGCGCAGTCCCGCGATACCGGACCGTGATTCGCTCCTGGAACTGCGGTTTGTGGCGCGCGAAGAACTGCAGAGCCGGGCCGCCAATGAGCTGGCAGTCGCGTTCATCCGCGACGGGCCCCACACGCAGCGTCCTGAAGGGATCGCCGGGCGCAGCAGCGCGCACTTCGACGTCCGGCCCGCGAGTGACTCGAGTGGTGGCAATGTCGCAGTGCATGTTGATCGCATTCACCGGCCCATAAACCGCGAATGCGGGCGATGAAACAACGCCATCGAACAGCACCAGCGGCGGCGCTGCGAGTGAAGCGGGATTGGCCGGATCAACATCACGCACTTCGAGCACGACTCGCGAGTTTGCCGCCACCAGACCGCCGCCACGCGGGTTACCGCTCGGATGCGCCTCGGAGTGGAAGCACTGCTCGCGGCGAGACATTTCCGGCGTGTAGATGCGCGTATATAACTCGTACGTGTGTCCGCCGGCCGTCGTCATTGGAGTGCCCACGATGGCTCCGCCGATCAGCGCGGAAATGGACGGCGGCCCTGCCGAAGTAGCGATCGCAAGTCCAGCAAAGCAGTTCGAAACGCTGATGTTTCCTTCATACAGGCCGCCGAGAACACCTTGCGACGCGCCCGAGAAACTCACACTGCCGTGCGCCAGCAGCAGGGCGCCGGCAATTTCGAGCGGTTGCAAAAGAGCGGCTGTGGTTTCGCCGTCTGCGCCTGTGCCGCCGTTCACCCGCAGACGCGAGCCGCTCACGCTGATGGCGCCACCCGCATCCTGAACGTTCCAGCGTGCAGCATCAAGGGCCGAACCGTACTGCTCGTCGAGCACGATCGCGCTGTCTCGCAGGAACGCGCGCTGCGTCGTCTGAAAACTTGAGCCGACACCATCAGCGAAAAAGTATTCCCGGACATAGGCCGCCGGCCCCGGCGGACCTATCACGGTGACGTCATTGATCGCCGGAGGCTCAGTGTGCACGCTCAACCCGGCGGGCACGAACGTGGAGGACTGCGCTGACAGAACATGCGTCTGAGCGCCAATCGGGCGGAACGTAATGGATCCGCCACGGCACCGGTAGCTGGCCCGTGCGCGCGTGGCAAGGCTGGCGGCCAGTTGCGACCAGCGGCTGCCGCGATCTGGTGTGAACGCGGGCAGGATGTCGAGCGCGTCAACACCGTCGAGGTTAAAGGCGCCAGGCAGAAGCGTTTGTGTCAGCGATCTGAGCACGTCCCCGGCCGCCGCGTTGGTGAAAGCCAGCGTCGCCGGGATCGGCCGGCGATCCAGCAACGACTCGTCGCCGGCCGCGGTGACCGCAACCCGGTAGATCGGGCCTCGCTCTCCCCAACCCACGAAGTCGTAATCGGGAATTGCCGTGACGTAGCCCGTGAAGATTGATGAAGCATCTTCGCGCGCCAGCACAACGCGCGCGCTGGCACGAGGAATGGCGAGCAACGGGTCGGTGATCTGAAGCCGGAACCGGAATTCGTCGGGCGTATTCAGCCGGCGATGAACTTGCGGCAAAACTTCCGCGTCGAGCGCGGACGTGTAGTCGCGCAGTCCGGCGCCATCATGGTTGTCAACCAGCAGCTTCATGGATTTTGTCGCAGCGCGTCAGTACAGAGCGGCCGAAGCCGCCGGAAAGTAGGCGCGATAGCTGAGCATCTGTTCGCTATCGATCGGATCGACGATGGGCAGGGCGCGGAAAGATGCCGGCAGTGAATAATTCTGCAGGCTGTCGGCAATTGCCTGACTAGTCTCGTTAGCGGGGGTCGCTGCCTGCAGCCTCGGATAATGGAAGCAGAGGCGGCCACCACCATCCTCGGGCACGACGAACAGAGCCGACCACTCCTGAAAGAACGAGCTGCCATCGCGGTCCGCAAATCCCACGATGCGCTGCACGGCGGAGCCTGCCGGCGGCGCACCACCCAATAGTGGTTGCGCGAGGTCCAAGGAATTCGCTGTCAGCGTGGCGACTCGAGCGACGTTGAAACTGACCCTGCGAACGTAGTCCGTGTCGCTGTTCACGTCGACCGCCGCCTTGACACACGCGCCCGCGATTCCGGTGCCCACGTACCCAACTTGGCCGGCGTAGTCGACGTCCACCGCGACCAGATCACCGGGGGAAAACGCCGCCAGGTCCGACACACTCAGCAACAACGAACTGGCGGTCGAACCGCCCAGCACGGGTCGCGCTGACTGAGGCGTGTTCCCGCTGGAGTCTGCAACCAGGTCAGGGGCGAGCACATTCATGTGCTGCGTGCCGCAGGAAAGAGCCATCTGCAGCTTGCCCCACTGCCGGAAGTCGAACTCGACGCGTGCTTCCAGTTGCGCTCGAACCTGTGTGAGTGCCGCCGACTTGGCGCCGCCGCGCACGGCCGTCACGTTCGTCTCCGGCACTCGCCTGAAGCGGTCAATCCAACCCAGGTCAACCCATGGTGCGGGCGGGGAGGTCAGGTCAAACATGCCGTCGCGCGCGAAATTGAAGACCGTGGGTGCGCCACTGGCACGATCGACAGGCGCGAAGTAAGCTCGCACGCGTGGCGCCAGCACCGACATGCTGCCGCGATTGGCCGAAGAGGCTGCCATCAGTCTTCCATCTCCGGCATGAAGAATACGGTTAGGGATGCGCTTGCCTGCAACAGCGCTCCCTGGCTCTGCGGCATGGTGAAGCGCGGGCGGGTCCAGACAATCCGGGTCCCCAGGTCAGTGGCCGGTGATTGGGTGTAGTCCCGTTTCTCAGCGAACGGCGGCGCGCAGATCTGGAGCAACTCGAGTTCGAGCGCGTTCACAGCGCGGCCTCGATCGTTCCCCGCTCCGCCGGCGACGCCGCCCGAGCTGAACGCGATTTTGCAATCCAGCGCCAGCAGCGGACGCGGGCTCGACTGGAAGTTATCCGCCGCGCGCAGCGCGCCCCATTGCAGGTAGAACGCGTTGGGAATGGCGCTCCGTTGCGAGATCGGCTGAGTGAAGTCGACCCCCACCACGCTTGGGTCAACTTCGGTCACGGCTTCGTTTTCCGGCGACACCACGGCCGGGCGGCTCTGGCCATCGAGGACGATCGTGCGCTCGGGATTCAGCGCCGACAGCCGATCGCGCAACGTCACAAAGAATGTGTCTTTGGCAAATTGCATTTGGATCCTGTGAACTGCACCGGATTACTCGCCCGCGGTGACGCGATAAACCGTGACGATCCCGCCGAACACTTCCACAGCCAGCCCGGAGATGTGCAGCAAGGAGCCCCCGTGCACGATGCCCAGCGAGGAGTTGAACAGTGTGGCCGCGGAGTCCAGGCCGCGCGCTTCCGCCAGCGCGTCCACCGCAGATGCAGACATGAGCAGTTCGTACCGCAGCGCGCCGGAGCGCGAATCGGGCGTTAATGGCAGAATGACCACCGGCGAGACCGGCGCGTCTTCCACCGGAATCGTGCTCAGGCCGAGTTGCACTGCTGTGGCATTGCCTGCGGGAATGCCCGGCAATCGAAGGCTCACTTCTGTGCCGCCAAGCATGCGCAACATCGCATTCGCGGCACGAACAAGAGCCTGACCGTGCAGCAGCTCGCGCGATGCGGCTTGCGCTGTCACGATGCCACCTTCTGCGCCACGTAAGGCGCGAGCAACGCCGTCACGGTTTGGTCGAAGATCGAATCCTGGAAATATTCCAGGTGCATGCGATCGATGGTGCTGGCGCGCACGTTCAGCGCCGGCGTCGCCTGCGCGTTCCGAATCACCTGCGCACAGGCGAACTTCACCGCATCCGGCACGTCGGCGAGGCCCGCCGTGTACGTGATTTCGATCTCGTTGTAGGCCAGGCCGAGCGGGCCCATGGGGAAGGTCAGCTCGCCGGTCTCGCTGAAGTAGTCGATCGCGGCGGGATCCACCATCGTCCACGTTCCCGGCAATGTGAACGCTTGCGCAACGTCATATGCCAAGTCCGTGATCGGCGGCAGGTGAGTTGCCGAAGCAAACCCACCTTCGCCGCGGCGCGGCGTCGCGAACCGCGCGCGCGCTGAAACGATGGGTGACGTAGCGGGTGCTGACGCGGCCAGCGGCAAATAGCTCAACCGTGCCGTGTTCCGGCCCGCGGCGAGTCGCAGCCGCTCGACGTACTGCGCTATGCCCAGCGTGGACCGGCGGCAATGCGCGTCGAGCAGCGAGGATGCCGCCGTCACCCAAGCCTCGGGAAGGCTGGCCTCGAGGCCGTACGCCTCGTATTCCGATGGAGACAAGTAATTCATGGAAAGGTCTCAGGTTATTGGTTTCAGTTCCACGCAAGACAACCGCACTCAGTTCCCGGAAAGCAGACACAGTCGGACACTCTGCTCGCGATGCGAGACGCAACTGACTGTGAACCGCGAACCGGGAACCGAGAAGTGGTTTTTACCGGTCGACGTTCACGCGGTAGTGAGCGTAGGAAGCGCCCTTCACCACGACGCCGCCAAACTTCACCACCACCATCTGCGAGGCCAGGTTGCCGGTCATGCCGAGCTGAAAAACGCGCGGGTTGGGATCAGTGAGCCAGTGGTACTCGATCAGGTCCTCGCTCACGATGTACGCTGGCAGCACCGCCGAACCCGAGCCCGGAGTCCCGGTGTAGCCAAGCGCCCACTCCGGAATCAGCGGCAGCTCGCCGGCCTGGGTGGAAAGCGTCTTCACCGTGATGCCGCCGGCGATCTCCTTGGTGGAGAGCACGACGTTGAATTCGGTCTTCATCTCGCGGTCGATCAGGTCGAGCAGGACCGGGTTCGCGTAGATCGCGGTGGGCCGCACTTCGAACGACGAGTTCGAAACCATCTGCGCGATCGTGGACTTTAGACCATCAACGATGCTCTGGCTCGTGGTGATCGTGGCCACATTGCCGCCGTCGGTGATCTGGCCGGCCACGCCGTAATACTGCGCGGTGGTCGGACTGCTCAGCGACGTGTCGCTTCCGTTCCACAGGGCGACGTCGTGCGTACGCAGCAGGCCTTCCACAGAGTCCGCCAGGTCCTTCGCCTGCAGGAAGGCAAACTGGCTTTGCTGCGCGCCGATCTCAGCGTCGAACAGGTTGTAGTTGATCTGCGAGACGAGCGCCTTCAGTGGCACGCTGCGCTCGGAACGGCTCGGCGACCCGACCGTTGCCACGATGTTGCGCGGGTCGACGAACGCGTTGGCCGAGCTCGGCGAATTGATGGCCGTCTGCTCGAAGAAGCGTGACGGGTGACCGGTCGCCGGCACCTGCTTGATCCTTTGGCCAAAGGCCCCACGTCGGCGCACGATGTCAGTGACCTCGTTCTGGTAACGGTTGACCTCTACTGCGCCCGGCCCGAGAAAATCCGCCGCCGCGTGCAGGTCGAGAAACTGTGCTGTCATTTTCACCTCAGTCTGGTTGTCAGTTGTCGGTTGCCAGTTGGTGGAACCAACCAGCGCCGGAACTGGCCACCGGCAACTGGCAACTGCGAACTAGTCGATCAGCCCGGCGCGCGCCATTTCCGTCTTTACGGCGATGCGCTGCTCCACGCTAAGCGCGGCCAGCGACTTCTCAAGCGCAGCCGCGTCGAACCTGTCGTGCGCTTCCACGCCGTTTTTGGCGAGCAGCATGGTCATGGTCGGAGGCAGCGTCTTGCGCGCGGCGCGCTCCGCGAGCTGCGAGGCGCGCGCCTTCAGCTCGGAGTTGACGCGCTCGAGGTCGGCGACTCGGGCCTCGAGCTGCTCGCGGCAGGCCGCGCCGCTCTCGTCGATGGCGGCGACGATGCGGTCCACCTTGCTGCCGAGTTCGCTCTGCTGAGCCTCGATGTGCTGGATGACGCGCGCCATTGCGGCATCGAGCGCCTCGGCGGCGGCAGTGATGCGCTCCGCCGCTGCTGCCAATGCGGTAACGCCGATGTCGGGTTTGGGGCCGCGGTCGGTGCTGTCAGGTGTTTTCATCTGTGGTGTTGTCTCCTCGTTGCGAAATGGTTTTGTCCGTGTCTCAGACGTTGTGTGCGCTTACTACCGAAAACGACGCCTCGTTCTCCGGGCTTCCCAGTGCGATCCAGGTTGCGCCGTACGCAGCTTTCTCGCGCAGCAGCACGGCGGCTCCGGTAAACGTAAACTCCACCAGCGTCCACACAGCGGAGCGAACATCGGCGACGCGCGCGTCGGCTACTTCGTACGACATGCCAAGGTCGCGCTGTCCGGCCCCGCGGATTCGCTGGACAACTTCAGGAAAATCGCGCGCGAAGAGATACCCGCGCACGTCGACCCGCGATGCGCCCGCAGCCGCGCTTCTGACCGGCACGATGTCCGCCGCGGTGATGATGCCCACCTTGCGGCGCGCGTCATGGCCGTCGAGTTCGGGCGTGTAGTCCAGCGCCATGCCGAGCAGCGACGGCAGGGCGGCCTCCGCGGCGCGTCGCGTGAGCATCACGCGACGCCCGCGCGCGCCCGACGGCGCCTTGTCGGACGGCACGTCGAGCATCGTGAGCACGCCGTGGAATGGCTGCCGATTGGGATGCCGAGACACCCGTGGCATCTCGATCGCCATGGATTCGAGGTGAAGTCTCATGTTTTTTTGCCTGGTTTACGGTCGGAACTGTTCGCTATTTCGCTAGAGCGGCGGCAACCCACGCATCGCACGCGCCTCGTTCACCGTCAGCACACCGTTGCGCAGCAAAATTTCCTGGATCTGCACGTCCTCCATTTCGTTGCGGGCGTCCACGTCCGTAAAGACGAACTCCAGGTCGCCCCATCCGAGGCGCTTTTGAATCGCGCCACGCGACAGTTGCTCTGCGAACAGGCGCGCCGTCGGCACAATCGCAGTGCGAAACGCTTGGTCGCTCAGTTCGCCGGCGGTGGACCGGTTCACGTCGTGCTCCACTCCGAGCAGGAATGGCGGCAGGTCAAACGCATCCGCGATGATGCGCAGCAGGAACTCCTGCCATTGCAGACGCAGGTCGGCGTCGGTGCCGCCGCCAAAGCGCAGCACTTCAGGTTTCGCGTCCACCGAGAGAATCGGAACTCGGCCGGTGCCTTCGATCTCGTCCTGCCACCACCGGATCAGCCGTTCGTGATGCGCTGGCGTCAGCCCTTGCAGCCACAGGGCGTACTGCACAACCGAGTTGCTCGCCAGGCGCGCCGCATAGCGATGCGCACTGAGGAAGTTGTTGATCGTCTCGAACGCGACCTCCAATCGGCCGAGTCCAAACGGCGTGTGTGTGCGCGAATTCAGACGGATGTAGATGAGCTCGTCGTCGTTGAGCGGAACCGTCGCCTTCTTGCCCATTTTTCCAGTCGCCTGTTCGTAGCGCGGCGAATCTGGACGCCCATCCCAATCGGCGCGCACCATGATACTTGCGCCGTCCACGGGCCACAGCAGCAGCGGGCGCTCGTGGTTCCCCGTGAGCTGCACCTCGATGGCGCCGAACCCGCCCACGATCACGTCTTCCAGTACCTGCTCGGCGAACGACCGGAACGAATCTTCCGGATTTGGCGAGTCCAGGTTGTCGCTCAGGATGCGAATGCGCTCGCGAGCGCCCGGAACCTCTGGCAGCGAGCGCCCGTTCTGCGGCTGGATACGCCAGCGCATGCCGGCCACGCGGTCCTTGACGATATTGATTGCCTTGCGCGCGATCGGCGTTTCGGCAAAGCGCCGCAGGTTCGCCTGCGTCGCCTTGGGCAATGCTTCCGGCCGCGCCCAATAGGGCTGCAACAGCGACGGCAGCGATTGTGTGCGCCGCTTTTGGCGCGCACCTGTGCCTGCGATGCGGCGCAGAGCGCCGCGCAACGTTTCTGCAATTTTCATTGAGATTGAACTCGGGTAATTCGTTGACGCGTGAAACCTACAGCCGCAGTTCGCGCCGCGCCAGGTCAGCCGCTTTTGGCAGCTCGGCGCCGGTGATTACATGAACATTGCCGCGCCGCAGTGTTTCCAGCGCGAAGCCGATCTCATCGTCGTTCCTGTCGAGGCCGTCCTCCACCACCGCTGTCAGCTCGGCCTTGGTCCGGTCAACTCGCGCCATGCCCTCGGCAATTTGCGGGAAGCTGAAGGCGAGCACTTTCGCGGCGTCGATGTCGGTCTCCAGCGAGACAGCATGCAACAATTTGGTCACGCCGTTCGGGCGATAGCCGCAGTCGAGTTTCAATGGGTCGCCCCGATAGGTGTACGGCGCTACCGGAATTCTCTTCTTCATCAGCGCCCACACTCCGGCGTTCTCGAACGCCGCCCTCATTCGACCCACCAGCACCGCGCGCCCGCCCGCCTCGCGTTCCCTGGCGCGAGGCGCCGGATCCAGATAAAGCCGCGCCAACTCCTCCACTTCGCGCTCGGGAGAATCGGTAAGGCAAGCGTTTGGCGCCGATGCCTGAATGCTTCCCG
This genomic interval from Terriglobales bacterium contains the following:
- a CDS encoding phage portal protein — translated: MKIAETLRGALRRIAGTGARQKRRTQSLPSLLQPYWARPEALPKATQANLRRFAETPIARKAINIVKDRVAGMRWRIQPQNGRSLPEVPGARERIRILSDNLDSPNPEDSFRSFAEQVLEDVIVGGFGAIEVQLTGNHERPLLLWPVDGASIMVRADWDGRPDSPRYEQATGKMGKKATVPLNDDELIYIRLNSRTHTPFGLGRLEVAFETINNFLSAHRYAARLASNSVVQYALWLQGLTPAHHERLIRWWQDEIEGTGRVPILSVDAKPEVLRFGGGTDADLRLQWQEFLLRIIADAFDLPPFLLGVEHDVNRSTAGELSDQAFRTAIVPTARLFAEQLSRGAIQKRLGWGDLEFVFTDVDARNEMEDVQIQEILLRNGVLTVNEARAMRGLPPL
- a CDS encoding DUF3037 domain-containing protein, which encodes MADRQQCEFVLLRYVPDAVRNEFVNIGVVLLGRADDSAHVRFARDWKRVRCLDPAADVEMLAAMENDLRSRLESVKDRERLLDMMRESFSGSIQASAPNACLTDSPEREVEELARLYLDPAPRAREREAGGRAVLVGRMRAAFENAGVWALMKKRIPVAPYTYRGDPLKLDCGYRPNGVTKLLHAVSLETDIDAAKVLAFSFPQIAEGMARVDRTKAELTAVVEDGLDRNDDEIGFALETLRRGNVHVITGAELPKAADLARRELRL